In Alteracholeplasma palmae J233, a single genomic region encodes these proteins:
- the ychF gene encoding redox-regulated ATPase YchF, which translates to MKVGIVGLPNVGKSTLFNALTKSKVLAANYPFATIDPNVGVVNVNDLRLDVLFEIYKPERVIPTSIEFIDIAGLVQGASKGEGLGNQFLSHIREVDAICQVVRCFEDGNITHVEGSIDPLRDLEIIKIELRLADLDVIDKRIPKIEKKAKAKIKEAVLEYDALIKVRKMIEEEKHLKDLDMSEDELKMIKNFNLLSLKPMIYIANLADTDLENPESNHFYTRLIEKANTEGIQVVPVSAQVEYEIANLTKEEQLDFLEAYGLTASGLDEVIRSSYALLGLKTYFTAGVKEVRAWTFIDGMKAPQCAGIIHTDFERGFIKAETIAYDDLVEAKTPQAAKEKGKVRLEGKEYVVKDGDIMVFRFNV; encoded by the coding sequence ATGAAAGTTGGAATAGTTGGATTACCAAACGTAGGAAAATCTACATTATTTAATGCATTAACAAAATCAAAAGTATTAGCAGCTAACTATCCGTTTGCGACAATCGATCCAAACGTAGGCGTAGTAAATGTAAATGATTTAAGATTAGATGTTTTATTTGAAATATATAAACCTGAAAGAGTGATACCTACATCAATAGAATTTATTGATATTGCGGGATTAGTACAAGGAGCATCTAAAGGTGAAGGATTAGGAAATCAATTTTTAAGTCATATTAGAGAAGTAGACGCAATCTGTCAAGTAGTTAGATGTTTTGAAGATGGAAACATCACTCACGTTGAAGGTTCAATTGATCCTTTACGTGATTTAGAAATTATCAAAATCGAACTTAGATTAGCTGACTTAGATGTAATCGATAAAAGAATCCCGAAAATAGAAAAAAAAGCTAAAGCTAAAATCAAAGAAGCAGTTTTAGAATATGATGCTTTAATTAAAGTTCGTAAAATGATAGAAGAAGAAAAACACTTAAAAGATTTAGATATGTCAGAAGATGAATTAAAAATGATTAAAAACTTTAATTTATTATCACTTAAACCAATGATTTACATTGCTAATTTAGCTGATACTGACTTAGAAAATCCTGAAAGTAATCATTTCTATACTAGATTAATTGAAAAAGCTAATACTGAAGGTATCCAAGTAGTTCCAGTTTCAGCTCAAGTTGAATATGAAATTGCTAATCTAACTAAAGAAGAACAATTAGATTTCCTTGAAGCTTATGGCTTAACTGCTTCAGGTTTAGATGAAGTAATTAGAAGTAGTTATGCATTGCTTGGTTTAAAAACATACTTTACAGCTGGAGTAAAAGAAGTACGTGCCTGGACTTTTATTGATGGCATGAAAGCACCTCAATGTGCAGGAATTATTCATACTGATTTTGAAAGAGGATTCATTAAAGCAGAAACAATAGCATATGATGATTTAGTTGAAGCTAAAACACCACAAGCAGCAAAAGAAAAAGGTAAAGTCCGTCTTGAAGGTAAAGAATATGTAGTTAAAGATGGAGATATCATGGTATTTAGATTCAATGTTTGA
- a CDS encoding YggS family pyridoxal phosphate-dependent enzyme, whose amino-acid sequence MEISWYLDSMFDIPCLDNIVCASKYFSVEEIEKIHFLGITNFGENRVSSLLEKKELLSHLNLTWHFIGHLQKNKVKLIINEIDYLHSLDSLELAKQIQKYRISPLFCFIQVNLTEEVSKSGISSNKLASFLEEIKKYDKIKVLGLMTIGKNNDLELTKNVFSKLNDLKNEFQLETLSIGMSQDYHLALPFNPKYIRIGSLFKGVI is encoded by the coding sequence ATGGAGATATCATGGTATTTAGATTCAATGTTTGATATCCCTTGTTTAGATAATATTGTATGTGCTTCTAAGTACTTTTCAGTTGAAGAAATTGAAAAAATTCATTTTCTAGGAATCACAAATTTTGGAGAAAATAGAGTCTCTAGTTTATTAGAAAAAAAAGAACTATTAAGTCATTTAAATCTAACGTGGCATTTTATTGGTCATCTTCAAAAAAACAAAGTTAAATTAATTATTAATGAAATAGACTATTTACATAGTCTAGATTCTTTAGAGTTAGCAAAACAAATTCAAAAATATAGAATTTCTCCGTTGTTTTGTTTCATTCAAGTGAATTTAACTGAAGAAGTGTCTAAAAGTGGCATTAGTAGCAATAAATTAGCTTCTTTTTTAGAAGAAATCAAAAAATATGATAAAATTAAAGTACTAGGATTAATGACTATCGGAAAAAATAATGATTTAGAATTAACAAAAAACGTTTTTTCCAAGCTAAATGACTTAAAAAATGAATTTCAACTAGAAACTCTTTCTATTGGAATGAGTCAAGATTATCATTTAGCATTGCCTTTTAACCCTAAATACATAAGAATTGGCAGTCTATTCAAAGGAGTAATCTAA
- the sepF gene encoding cell division protein SepF produces MFFKKKKKQNTNYIKSSDKIIIKQLETDEDSVILDLADKLIDGAPLILNFDLLNVDAANKVIAFFSGVVYTLKGNIETINETVFLFANEEAFLDGSLKRFLENL; encoded by the coding sequence ATGTTTTTTAAGAAAAAGAAGAAGCAAAATACAAACTATATCAAATCATCTGATAAGATTATTATTAAACAACTAGAAACTGATGAAGACTCTGTCATTTTAGATTTAGCTGATAAATTGATTGATGGTGCACCACTGATATTAAACTTTGATTTATTAAATGTGGACGCAGCTAATAAAGTCATTGCGTTTTTCTCAGGCGTTGTTTATACGCTTAAAGGAAATATTGAAACAATTAACGAAACTGTCTTTTTGTTTGCGAATGAAGAAGCATTTTTAGATGGCAGTTTAAAAAGATTTCTAGAAAATCTATAA
- the ileS gene encoding isoleucine--tRNA ligase: protein MDFKDTLLMPKTDFPMRGNLGVNEINIQEYWKKIDLYKKVLEQNKDNEPFILHDGPPYANGDIHVGHAFQKTLKDFVLRYQTMKGRYVPYIPGWDTHGLPIETAVTKKGINRKEISRSEFRKHCREFALQQVERQKAQFMRIGILGDWDNPYLTLDKSFVSDQVKIFSQMVARGLIYKGLKPIYWSPSSESALAEAEIEYHDKQSKSIYFTFKLTDKKKFKDTSLIIWTTTPWTLPANLAVSVHPTMNYNHILVDGKKYIVAEALLGSLKDKLSFNSVEVLDTFKGQTLENLTYKHPIFDRTSPIILGEHVTDTDGTGLVHTAPGHGEDDYIVGKKYNLDILCPVNETGMMTNEAGKYEGLFYEKANDAIIEDLKETNSLLRVDTITHSYPHDWRTKKPVIFRATPQWFASVKMIREELLKEVEKTTWLPKWGEVRIGNMLKDREDWVISRQRAWGVPIPIFYAENETPILDSKVIDHVADLFLEHGSDIWYEWDAKDLLPKGYKNVDSPNNQFKKEVDIMDVWFDSGTSYSVLKRRNLPFPADLYLEGADQHRGWFNSSLITSTAAFNQAPYKAVVTHGFVFDGQGRKMSKSLGNVVDPLVVMKQKGADLLRLWVANVDYQSDVRISNEMMDQVAEMYRKIRNTLRFMVGNLNDFDPKKDYVGYSMRGQINRAITIDFRYLINDILNAYENYEFDKVSRLVVPFITNEISAFYLDYTKDILYIEKANNFERRAIQSTIYDMTMGLLKVLTPIIPHTTSEVYSYLPFEKLEDIYLEKMPTKNEFKDENLMNNYRAFRDLRENILKQLELARDQKIIGKSLQAEVDLTITKALHETLEQLDALKNLHQLLIVSKVNITIGENVDILVKKANGHVCARCWNIVSNVNSDELCSRCEKALEE from the coding sequence ATGGATTTTAAAGACACATTACTTATGCCAAAAACAGATTTTCCAATGCGAGGGAATCTAGGTGTAAATGAAATTAACATTCAGGAATACTGGAAAAAAATAGACTTATACAAAAAAGTTTTAGAGCAAAATAAAGATAATGAACCGTTTATATTACACGATGGTCCACCTTATGCAAATGGAGATATTCACGTTGGACATGCTTTCCAAAAAACATTAAAAGATTTTGTTTTAAGATACCAAACAATGAAAGGTCGTTATGTTCCATATATACCAGGTTGGGATACACACGGACTTCCAATTGAAACAGCAGTAACTAAAAAGGGAATTAACAGAAAAGAAATTTCTCGTTCTGAATTTAGAAAACACTGTAGAGAATTTGCCTTACAACAAGTAGAAAGACAAAAAGCACAATTTATGCGTATTGGTATTTTAGGCGATTGGGATAATCCTTATTTAACATTAGATAAGAGTTTTGTTTCAGATCAAGTTAAAATATTTAGTCAAATGGTTGCTCGTGGTTTAATTTATAAAGGATTAAAACCAATCTACTGGTCTCCATCATCTGAATCTGCATTAGCAGAAGCTGAAATTGAATATCATGACAAGCAATCTAAATCTATATACTTTACATTTAAATTAACTGATAAGAAAAAATTTAAAGATACTTCACTTATCATATGGACTACAACTCCTTGGACACTCCCTGCAAACTTAGCTGTCTCAGTTCATCCAACAATGAATTATAATCATATTTTAGTAGATGGTAAAAAATATATTGTCGCAGAAGCTTTACTTGGAAGTTTAAAGGATAAACTATCATTTAATTCAGTAGAAGTTCTAGATACATTTAAAGGACAAACTCTAGAAAACCTTACTTATAAACATCCGATATTTGATAGAACCTCTCCTATTATTTTAGGAGAACATGTTACAGATACTGATGGTACTGGACTTGTTCATACCGCACCTGGACATGGAGAAGATGATTATATTGTTGGTAAAAAATATAATTTAGATATATTATGCCCTGTGAATGAAACAGGTATGATGACAAATGAAGCAGGAAAATATGAAGGATTATTCTATGAAAAAGCAAATGATGCTATTATAGAAGATTTAAAAGAAACAAATTCACTTTTAAGAGTTGATACAATCACCCACTCATATCCACATGATTGGAGAACTAAAAAACCAGTTATCTTTAGAGCAACCCCACAATGGTTCGCATCAGTTAAGATGATTCGTGAAGAATTATTAAAAGAAGTAGAAAAAACAACTTGGCTACCTAAATGGGGTGAAGTTAGAATTGGAAATATGTTAAAAGACAGAGAAGATTGGGTAATTAGCCGTCAACGTGCTTGGGGTGTACCAATTCCAATATTCTATGCTGAAAATGAAACTCCAATACTAGATTCAAAAGTAATTGATCATGTTGCTGATTTATTCTTAGAACACGGTTCAGATATTTGGTATGAATGGGATGCAAAAGATTTATTACCAAAAGGATATAAAAATGTAGATAGCCCAAATAATCAATTCAAAAAAGAAGTAGATATTATGGATGTTTGGTTTGATTCAGGAACAAGCTATTCAGTACTAAAAAGAAGAAACTTACCATTCCCTGCAGATTTATATTTAGAAGGGGCTGACCAACATAGAGGTTGGTTTAACTCTTCATTAATTACTTCAACAGCTGCCTTTAATCAAGCACCATATAAAGCAGTTGTTACTCATGGTTTCGTTTTTGATGGTCAAGGAAGAAAAATGAGTAAGTCATTAGGAAATGTAGTTGATCCGCTTGTTGTAATGAAGCAAAAAGGTGCAGACCTTTTAAGACTATGGGTCGCAAACGTTGATTACCAAAGTGATGTGAGAATTAGTAATGAAATGATGGATCAAGTTGCTGAAATGTACCGTAAGATTAGAAATACACTAAGATTTATGGTAGGTAACTTAAATGACTTTGACCCTAAAAAAGATTATGTTGGATATTCAATGAGAGGTCAAATCAATCGAGCAATCACAATTGATTTTAGATACTTAATAAACGATATCTTAAATGCCTATGAAAACTATGAATTTGATAAAGTATCAAGACTAGTTGTACCATTTATTACAAATGAAATTAGTGCTTTCTATCTTGACTATACAAAAGATATTTTATATATAGAAAAAGCAAATAATTTTGAAAGAAGAGCTATTCAATCAACTATTTATGATATGACTATGGGATTATTAAAAGTATTAACACCAATTATCCCTCATACAACATCGGAAGTTTATTCATATTTACCATTTGAAAAATTAGAAGATATCTATTTAGAAAAAATGCCAACTAAAAATGAATTCAAAGATGAAAACTTAATGAATAATTATCGTGCATTTAGAGATTTAAGAGAAAACATCTTAAAACAACTAGAATTAGCACGTGATCAAAAAATTATTGGTAAATCATTACAAGCTGAAGTTGATTTGACAATAACTAAAGCATTACATGAAACATTAGAACAATTAGATGCTTTAAAAAACTTACACCAATTATTAATTGTTTCAAAAGTAAATATAACTATTGGAGAAAATGTAGACATATTAGTTAAAAAAGCAAATGGCCATGTATGTGCTAGATGCTGGAATATCGTATCAAATGTTAATAGCGATGAACTATGTTCACGTTGTGAAAAAGCACTGGAGGAATAA
- the surE gene encoding 5'/3'-nucleotidase SurE produces MNILVVNDDGIESEGLKMLVKACAHFGQVYVSAPKYQQSAQSHAMTLTEYLEIEEVKDIIGALKAIKVTGSPVDCVRAGMSIFDAEFDLIVSGINDGSNLGTDILYSGTVAAAMEGHLYHVPAIAFSAPTLDLPYLYDEVIKLLDEMIESELYNNTALLNINFPKPSFAKPLGTKITKQGRRVYESDLVKSDKPNLYHQSFSIIRYQEEADTDVTAYEEGYVSITPLMIEQTDFKKIKAILKNE; encoded by the coding sequence ATGAATATTTTAGTTGTTAATGATGACGGAATTGAATCAGAAGGTTTAAAGATGCTTGTTAAAGCTTGTGCTCATTTTGGACAAGTCTATGTTTCAGCCCCAAAGTATCAACAAAGTGCTCAAAGCCATGCAATGACACTTACTGAATACTTAGAGATAGAAGAAGTAAAAGATATCATAGGTGCACTTAAAGCAATTAAAGTAACAGGAAGCCCTGTTGATTGTGTAAGAGCTGGTATGAGTATTTTTGATGCTGAATTTGACTTAATCGTTTCAGGAATTAATGACGGATCAAACCTTGGAACAGATATTCTTTATTCAGGAACTGTTGCTGCTGCAATGGAAGGTCATTTATACCATGTTCCTGCAATTGCCTTTTCAGCACCTACTCTAGATTTACCATATTTATATGATGAAGTAATTAAATTATTAGATGAAATGATAGAATCTGAGTTATACAACAATACTGCTTTACTTAACATTAATTTTCCAAAACCAAGTTTTGCAAAACCACTAGGGACAAAAATTACAAAACAAGGTCGTAGAGTTTATGAATCTGATTTAGTTAAATCAGATAAACCTAATTTGTATCACCAATCATTTAGTATCATCAGATATCAAGAAGAAGCTGATACGGATGTTACTGCATATGAAGAAGGCTATGTTTCAATTACACCATTAATGATTGAACAAACAGATTTCAAAAAAATAAAAGCTATTTTAAAAAATGAATAG
- the deoC gene encoding deoxyribose-phosphate aldolase: MKLNEYIDHTKLGPIVSKEDIDKLTQEAIEYSFKSVCVSPVWVSYAASLLKGKSPLVCTVIGFPHGTHTKEVKAYETADAIKNGADEIDMVVNVALVKAHDAKGIFEDISSVVKAASGKTVKVIIETAYLSKEEIILVCEQAVKAKANFVKTSTGYASSGATKDDVALMKEIVKDHAFVKASGGVRTFEDAMIMINAGASRIGTSNGVALVNHKEATSGY; the protein is encoded by the coding sequence ATGAAATTAAATGAGTATATCGATCATACTAAATTAGGTCCTATTGTTAGTAAAGAAGATATCGATAAATTAACACAAGAAGCAATCGAATACAGCTTTAAAAGCGTGTGTGTTTCACCAGTTTGGGTGTCATATGCAGCATCATTACTAAAAGGAAAAAGTCCATTAGTATGTACAGTGATTGGTTTTCCTCACGGAACACATACAAAAGAAGTAAAGGCTTATGAAACTGCTGATGCTATAAAAAATGGGGCTGATGAAATTGATATGGTTGTTAATGTAGCTTTAGTTAAAGCACATGATGCAAAAGGAATTTTTGAAGATATCAGTTCAGTTGTTAAAGCAGCATCTGGTAAAACAGTAAAAGTTATTATAGAAACTGCCTATTTATCAAAAGAAGAAATTATTTTAGTTTGTGAACAAGCAGTAAAAGCTAAAGCAAACTTTGTTAAAACATCAACAGGATATGCTTCAAGTGGTGCTACAAAAGATGATGTCGCACTTATGAAAGAAATTGTAAAAGATCATGCATTTGTTAAAGCCTCAGGTGGGGTTAGAACTTTTGAAGATGCGATGATTATGATTAATGCAGGAGCATCACGTATTGGGACTTCAAATGGAGTAGCGCTTGTAAATCACAAAGAAGCTACATCAGGATATTAA
- the deoD gene encoding purine-nucleoside phosphorylase: MSTPHIGLEDKTLVAKTVLMPGDPLRAKFIAETFLKDVVQINTVRNMFGYTGTYKGKKVTVMGSGMGMPSIGIYSYELFKFYDVENIIRIGSAGSYTKDLNVYDVLLATDAYSESSFAKTMGVSESNVLPATLLLNDNLKASAKKLGYKLHEGRIHSSDVFYRVNPDDYKKILSDYNALAVEMESFALFANAKALGKNAACLLTISDSFVTSDVTTPEERQTSFTKMMEIALESI; this comes from the coding sequence ATGTCAACACCACATATTGGATTAGAAGATAAGACTTTAGTAGCAAAAACAGTTTTAATGCCAGGAGATCCACTTAGAGCTAAATTTATTGCTGAAACATTCTTAAAGGATGTAGTACAAATTAATACTGTCAGAAATATGTTTGGTTATACTGGTACTTATAAAGGTAAAAAAGTAACTGTTATGGGATCTGGAATGGGAATGCCTAGTATCGGAATTTATAGTTATGAATTATTTAAATTTTACGATGTTGAAAATATCATTCGTATTGGTTCAGCAGGTTCTTATACCAAAGATTTAAATGTATATGATGTTTTACTTGCAACAGATGCATATAGTGAATCAAGCTTTGCAAAAACAATGGGAGTTTCTGAAAGCAATGTTTTACCAGCAACCCTTTTATTAAATGATAATTTGAAAGCATCTGCTAAAAAATTAGGATATAAACTTCATGAAGGAAGAATTCATTCATCAGATGTTTTCTATCGTGTTAACCCAGACGATTATAAGAAAATTCTTTCTGATTATAATGCTCTTGCTGTTGAAATGGAATCATTTGCATTATTTGCAAATGCAAAAGCTTTAGGTAAAAACGCCGCATGTTTATTAACCATTTCAGATTCATTTGTAACAAGCGATGTAACTACCCCTGAAGAAAGACAAACTTCATTTACTAAAATGATGGAAATAGCCTTAGAAAGTATCTAA
- a CDS encoding M16 family metallopeptidase, whose product MLTINHNHTFKTIQIVFWYNEVLNEKTIAYRFLLGKLLRYYTDESKTAKKLNEEFSYLYGARLSEGVKMFKGNHYLYYCLTIANADIVNEPNLLLEALKLYQKIVYNRQRFDNKNVNIVKKQLLELIEKRKEDKSEIAKLGYYNKVFSNHIFGKDLIGTKEEVSEITSEKLYDYYQNSFLNNELTITINGDISESDEAFIRNNFPIAKDLPKPNLELETFVKNTEIQLHEEYTKMHQALIYIGYFSDITYDSKNYEAMVLMYILLGSSPDSRLFRIIREQMMLAYEVDAEYDIDRKLLTVYAGVELSKKELAQEKILDIMENLIQYGPTVSELDSAKKYLKSVMYTSQDYQLSQTFREFLNLFFTENKTLEEKIKKIDAVTINDVKEVLNGLELTGIYILHGDDENEE is encoded by the coding sequence ATGCTCACTATTAACCACAATCATACTTTTAAGACGATACAAATTGTTTTTTGGTACAATGAGGTACTAAATGAAAAAACAATCGCGTATCGTTTTTTGCTGGGTAAACTATTACGTTATTATACAGATGAATCAAAGACAGCTAAGAAACTAAATGAAGAGTTTTCTTATTTATATGGAGCAAGATTATCAGAAGGCGTTAAAATGTTTAAAGGCAATCATTATTTATATTACTGCCTAACAATTGCTAATGCTGATATTGTGAATGAACCTAACTTGTTATTAGAAGCACTCAAACTTTATCAAAAAATTGTTTATAACAGACAAAGATTTGATAATAAAAATGTTAACATTGTTAAAAAACAACTACTAGAATTAATAGAAAAAAGAAAAGAAGATAAATCAGAAATTGCAAAATTAGGATATTACAATAAAGTATTTTCTAATCATATATTTGGAAAAGATTTAATTGGAACTAAAGAAGAAGTAAGTGAAATCACAAGTGAAAAACTTTATGATTATTATCAAAATTCTTTTTTAAACAATGAATTAACAATTACTATTAATGGTGATATTTCTGAAAGTGATGAAGCATTTATTAGAAACAATTTTCCTATTGCTAAAGATTTACCAAAACCCAATTTAGAATTAGAAACATTTGTCAAAAATACTGAAATACAACTCCATGAAGAATATACAAAGATGCATCAAGCTCTTATTTATATTGGTTATTTTAGTGACATCACCTATGATAGTAAGAATTATGAGGCAATGGTTTTAATGTATATCTTACTTGGAAGCTCACCAGATTCAAGGCTTTTTAGAATTATTAGAGAACAGATGATGTTAGCATATGAAGTAGACGCAGAATATGATATTGATAGGAAACTACTGACTGTATATGCTGGAGTTGAACTTAGCAAAAAAGAACTTGCTCAAGAAAAAATTCTAGATATTATGGAAAATCTAATTCAATATGGACCTACCGTAAGTGAACTTGATTCTGCTAAAAAATACTTAAAATCTGTGATGTATACCTCACAAGATTATCAGTTATCTCAAACATTTAGAGAGTTTTTAAATTTATTTTTTACAGAAAATAAAACTCTTGAAGAAAAAATTAAGAAAATAGATGCTGTTACTATTAATGATGTCAAAGAAGTCTTAAATGGACTTGAACTCACTGGAATATATATATTACATGGAGATGATGAGAATGAAGAATAA
- the yfmH gene encoding EF-P 5-aminopentanol modification-associated protein YfmH, which produces MKNNLNYNERYSFKTKNGMEVILLKDHSASIYVQLDVSFGSLDLTYIKDEQEYDLSPGIAHFLEHKIFAMADGTDAFMKLTSLGLQANAMTSYQTTSYTLVGNDNIKEGLKYLLEMLDNPYFTDENIDQEYNIIAEEIKMYDDDVDSYIQNIVLNMMYHDHSIKHDIAGTIETIEFITPQMLEETYNYFYQPVNRKLYISGNFDFKEMEDFLNEVYPTLNENQSPVKKTLLYEHYEVKEAFKSIELSNIKNKLSMGIKFDYKTDNKIYLLKEEIKAVIALNLLVGSLSDFYEKTIEEGILSEQLSFQLINERNVFSIFLQADTNDIETLDFLIKKVLITPPSESLTEDALEKVKRILIGHHIFSVNEFEYKLYLFSKYYPLGVTLDDIILFVKEVSIDDIKAFLANINADMFSTLYVYSNDEF; this is translated from the coding sequence ATGAAGAATAATCTAAATTACAATGAAAGATATTCATTTAAAACAAAAAATGGAATGGAAGTTATTCTTTTAAAAGATCATAGTGCTTCTATATATGTTCAATTAGATGTTTCTTTTGGTTCACTTGATCTAACTTATATTAAAGATGAACAAGAATATGACTTAAGTCCTGGAATAGCTCACTTTTTAGAGCATAAAATATTTGCGATGGCAGATGGCACAGATGCATTTATGAAACTAACAAGCCTTGGACTTCAAGCGAATGCAATGACATCTTATCAAACAACTTCATACACATTAGTTGGAAATGATAATATTAAAGAAGGTCTCAAATATTTACTAGAAATGCTTGATAATCCTTACTTCACAGATGAAAATATAGATCAAGAATATAATATCATCGCAGAAGAAATAAAAATGTATGACGATGATGTTGATTCATACATTCAAAATATTGTTTTAAATATGATGTACCATGATCATTCAATTAAACATGATATTGCAGGAACTATAGAAACAATCGAATTTATCACTCCACAAATGTTAGAAGAAACATATAATTATTTTTATCAACCAGTCAATAGAAAGCTCTATATTAGTGGAAATTTTGATTTTAAAGAAATGGAAGACTTTTTAAATGAAGTTTACCCTACTTTAAATGAAAATCAAAGCCCTGTTAAAAAGACTTTATTATACGAACATTACGAAGTCAAAGAAGCCTTTAAATCAATAGAACTTTCTAATATAAAAAATAAGTTATCTATGGGTATTAAGTTTGACTATAAAACAGATAATAAAATCTACTTACTTAAAGAAGAAATTAAAGCAGTAATAGCACTTAATCTATTGGTAGGATCATTATCAGATTTTTATGAAAAAACAATAGAAGAAGGTATTTTAAGTGAACAACTATCGTTTCAACTGATTAATGAAAGAAATGTTTTTTCTATCTTTTTACAAGCTGATACAAACGATATTGAAACACTAGATTTTTTAATTAAAAAAGTATTAATAACGCCTCCCAGTGAATCACTAACAGAGGATGCATTAGAAAAAGTTAAACGCATTTTAATTGGTCATCATATCTTTTCAGTCAATGAATTTGAGTATAAACTATACCTGTTTAGCAAATACTACCCATTAGGTGTTACACTAGATGACATTATTCTATTTGTTAAAGAGGTTTCAATTGATGATATTAAAGCATTTTTAGCTAATATTAATGCTGATATGTTTTCTACTTTATACGTTTATTCAAATGACGAATTTTAA
- a CDS encoding single-stranded DNA-binding protein produces the protein MLNQVVLVGRLTKDPEIVKLVDGRKVSEITIAVKRAFKNYDGEYETDFIKCVLWENLAVYLHKYCHKGDLIAVKGRLQIKKIEKDNKINQTLELIGEKISYLSGNKNTEEIES, from the coding sequence ATGCTAAATCAAGTAGTTTTAGTTGGACGACTAACAAAGGATCCAGAAATAGTTAAATTAGTAGATGGTAGAAAAGTTTCAGAAATAACAATTGCAGTTAAAAGAGCGTTTAAGAATTATGATGGTGAGTATGAAACTGATTTTATTAAATGTGTCTTATGGGAGAATTTAGCAGTATATCTACATAAATATTGTCATAAAGGAGACTTGATTGCGGTCAAAGGTAGATTACAAATTAAAAAAATAGAAAAAGATAATAAGATAAACCAAACATTAGAACTCATTGGTGAAAAAATAAGTTATTTATCTGGAAATAAGAATACTGAAGAAATTGAATCTTAA